One Roseomonas gilardii subsp. gilardii genomic region harbors:
- the flhA gene encoding flagellar biosynthesis protein FlhA has protein sequence MQALAQRLKTFSPGSDTGLALGVAALIAVLVVPLPPLLLDAALAVSLTLSVLVLMTALFLQRPLDFTSFPTLLLLTTLLRLALNVATTRIILTHGHEGHGAAGAVVSAFGSFLMGGDVLVGLIVFAILLVVNFMVVTKGSGRIAEVAARFSLDAMPGKQMAIDADLSAGIIDEAEAKRRRRDLEAESGFYGAMDGAAKFVRGDAIAGLIITAINLLGGIAIGVVRQGLPFGEAVTTFSVLTVGDGLVSQVPALLVSVAAGIVVTKGNTEGTADQALIGQLASGTKPLALVSGAAVAFALLPGMPMLPFLALAGGTGALAWSRRKAAAAQAEAENVLPAAGPAPEAPVSESLRMDLIRVELGYGLLPLAAGDGPRLTEQIRNLRRGVATEMGFVLPAVRLQDNLELPADTYVIRVKEIEAGRGQLRLPMHLAIDPSGQAPDLPGEPCQEPSFGLPARWIEEQHRDMALALGCTVVDPAGVLATHLTEVVREHVPELLSHAETQKLLDELPREQARLVSDLIPSQISTGTVQRVLQALLAERVSIRDLPTILEGIGEAVSSGLRSVPGMVSVVRARLARQISEAARGPNGYVPMIALSAEWEQAFAESLIGPGEDRQLAMPPSRLQDFMQRVRDSFDKAGAAGETPVLVCSGAVRAHVRAIVERFRPATVVLSQAEIHPRARIRTVGAI, from the coding sequence ATGCAGGCCCTCGCGCAACGCCTGAAGACCTTCAGCCCAGGCAGCGACACGGGCCTCGCCCTGGGCGTGGCGGCGCTGATCGCGGTGCTGGTGGTGCCGCTGCCGCCGCTGCTGCTCGACGCGGCGCTGGCGGTGTCGCTGACCCTCAGCGTGCTGGTGCTGATGACGGCGCTGTTCCTGCAGCGGCCGCTGGACTTCACCTCTTTCCCCACGCTCCTGCTGCTCACCACGCTGCTGCGCCTCGCGCTCAACGTCGCGACCACGCGCATCATCCTGACCCATGGGCATGAGGGGCATGGCGCGGCGGGCGCGGTGGTTTCCGCCTTCGGCTCCTTCCTGATGGGCGGCGACGTGCTGGTGGGGCTGATCGTCTTCGCGATCCTGCTGGTCGTGAACTTCATGGTGGTGACCAAGGGTTCCGGCCGCATCGCCGAGGTCGCGGCGCGCTTCTCGCTCGACGCCATGCCGGGCAAGCAGATGGCGATCGACGCGGATCTTTCCGCCGGCATCATCGACGAGGCCGAGGCCAAGCGCCGCCGCCGCGACCTGGAGGCCGAGAGTGGCTTCTACGGCGCCATGGACGGCGCCGCGAAATTCGTGCGCGGCGACGCCATCGCGGGGCTGATCATCACTGCGATCAACCTGCTGGGCGGCATCGCCATCGGCGTGGTGCGCCAGGGCCTGCCCTTCGGCGAGGCGGTGACCACCTTCTCTGTGCTCACGGTGGGCGATGGGCTGGTGTCGCAGGTGCCGGCGCTGCTGGTCTCGGTCGCTGCCGGCATCGTGGTCACCAAGGGCAATACGGAGGGCACGGCGGACCAAGCGCTGATCGGGCAGCTCGCCTCGGGCACCAAGCCGCTGGCGCTGGTCTCCGGCGCGGCGGTCGCCTTCGCGCTGCTGCCGGGCATGCCGATGCTGCCCTTCCTGGCGCTGGCCGGCGGCACGGGCGCGCTGGCCTGGTCGCGCCGCAAGGCCGCGGCGGCGCAGGCGGAGGCCGAGAATGTCCTGCCCGCCGCCGGCCCCGCCCCGGAGGCACCGGTTTCCGAATCGCTGCGGATGGATCTGATCCGCGTCGAGCTGGGCTATGGCCTGCTGCCGCTGGCGGCGGGGGACGGGCCGCGCCTGACGGAGCAGATCCGCAACCTGCGCCGTGGCGTCGCGACCGAGATGGGCTTCGTGCTGCCCGCCGTGCGGCTGCAGGACAATCTGGAACTGCCGGCCGACACCTATGTCATCCGGGTCAAGGAGATCGAGGCCGGGCGCGGCCAGTTGCGCCTGCCCATGCATCTCGCGATCGACCCCTCGGGGCAGGCGCCGGACCTGCCCGGCGAGCCCTGCCAGGAGCCGAGCTTCGGCCTGCCCGCCCGCTGGATCGAGGAGCAGCACCGCGACATGGCGCTGGCCCTGGGCTGCACCGTGGTCGATCCGGCCGGCGTGCTCGCCACGCATCTGACGGAGGTGGTGCGCGAACACGTGCCCGAGCTGCTGAGCCATGCGGAGACGCAGAAGCTGCTGGACGAGCTGCCGCGCGAGCAGGCCCGGCTGGTCTCGGACCTGATCCCCTCGCAGATCTCCACCGGCACGGTGCAGCGCGTGCTGCAGGCGCTGCTGGCGGAACGTGTCTCGATCCGCGACCTGCCCACCATCCTGGAAGGCATCGGCGAGGCGGTATCCAGCGGGCTGCGCTCCGTCCCCGGCATGGTCTCGGTGGTGCGCGCCCGGCTGGCGCGGCAGATCAGCGAGGCGGCGCGCGGCCCCAACGGCTATGTGCCGATGATCGCGCTCTCCGCCGAATGGGAACAGGCCTTCGCCGAATCCCTGATCGGCCCCGGCGAGGACCGCCAGCTCGCCATGCCGCCCTCGCGCCTGCAGGATTTCATGCAGCGCGTGCGCGACAGTTTCGACAAGGCCGGCGCGGCGGGCGAAACGCCCGTGCTGGTCTGCAGCGGCGCCGTGCGCGCGCATGTGCGCGCCATCGTCGAACGTTTCCGGCCCGCCACCGTGGTTCTGTCGCAGGCCGAGATCCATCCGCGCGCGCGCATCCGCACGGTGGGCGCCATCTGA
- a CDS encoding tetratricopeptide repeat protein, with protein sequence MRKGGSRGCSEAAARPRAASQAALAEAQALLREGMARHGAGELDRAARFYARALRLMPEEPNALNLSGVLARQQGDAPRAAALTGRALALRPDSPVFLASHGASLAELGRAEEAVPLLRRALAARPGDAVSQRNLGQALLALGHVAEALPPLREALRLAPDAEAHLALAHALHQAGDRDGAGREARAAIAGAPPELAEQARFLLAALGEDPAPERAPAAYVRELFDRYAPRFDAHLVEGLEYRTPDALAALLREAGVVADGRHAVLDLGCGTGLSGRALKPFARRLEGVDLSPRMLEQARRTGLYDVLHEADLLGFLPGRPGAFGLVAAADVLNYLGDLRPALSGIAGALSDGGAAGFSLEAGAVSPYALGEGMRYRHHPEHALALLTGAGLRLLARQETVLRREKGEPVAGLLLVAGRA encoded by the coding sequence ATGCGGAAGGGCGGATCGAGGGGCTGTTCTGAAGCCGCCGCGCGACCCCGGGCGGCCTCGCAGGCTGCGCTGGCCGAGGCGCAGGCCCTGCTGCGCGAGGGCATGGCGCGGCACGGGGCCGGCGAGCTCGACCGGGCGGCGCGTTTCTATGCCCGTGCGCTCCGGCTCATGCCGGAGGAGCCGAATGCGCTGAACCTGTCCGGCGTGCTGGCGCGGCAGCAGGGGGATGCCCCGCGCGCCGCGGCGCTGACCGGGCGCGCCCTGGCGCTGCGGCCGGATTCGCCCGTCTTCCTGGCCTCGCACGGCGCCTCGCTGGCGGAGCTGGGCCGGGCGGAGGAGGCGGTGCCGCTGCTGCGCCGCGCCCTGGCCGCGCGGCCCGGCGATGCCGTGTCCCAGCGCAACCTGGGGCAGGCGCTGCTGGCGCTGGGGCATGTGGCGGAGGCGCTGCCGCCGTTGCGCGAGGCGCTGCGCCTCGCCCCGGATGCGGAGGCGCATCTGGCCCTGGCGCATGCGCTGCATCAGGCGGGCGACCGGGACGGGGCGGGGCGGGAGGCGAGGGCGGCCATCGCGGGGGCACCGCCGGAACTGGCGGAGCAGGCGCGTTTCCTCCTGGCCGCGCTGGGCGAGGACCCGGCCCCGGAGCGGGCGCCCGCCGCCTATGTGCGCGAGCTCTTCGACCGCTACGCGCCGCGCTTCGACGCGCATCTCGTGGAGGGGCTGGAATATCGCACGCCCGACGCGCTGGCGGCGCTGCTGCGAGAGGCCGGGGTGGTGGCGGATGGGCGCCATGCGGTGCTGGATCTGGGCTGCGGCACCGGCCTGTCCGGCCGCGCGCTGAAGCCCTTCGCGCGGCGCCTGGAGGGGGTGGACCTGTCGCCGCGCATGCTGGAGCAGGCCCGGCGGACCGGCCTCTATGACGTCCTGCACGAGGCCGACCTGCTGGGCTTCCTGCCTGGGCGGCCCGGGGCATTCGGCCTCGTGGCGGCGGCGGATGTGCTGAACTACCTGGGCGACCTCCGCCCCGCTTTGTCGGGGATCGCCGGGGCGCTGTCGGATGGCGGTGCCGCCGGTTTCAGCCTGGAAGCAGGGGCGGTGTCCCCCTATGCGCTGGGCGAGGGCATGCGCTACCGCCACCATCCGGAGCATGCGCTCGCCCTGCTCACCGGGGCCGGGCTGCGTCTCCTGGCGCGCCAGGAGACGGTGCTGCGGCGGGAAAAGGGGGAGCCGGTGGCCGGCCTCCTGCTGGTGGCCGGCCGCGCCTGA
- the fliF gene encoding flagellar basal-body MS-ring/collar protein FliF, with protein sequence MLSQALAQFRALGPRRLAALAGVALLLLGSIAFLALRAGSPPMALLYADLDPRDAGAVVQSLDKQRIPYQLGTGGSSVMVPEEMVPKLRLALAREGLPVGGNVGWEIFDRGESLTTTPFQQDMNRVRALEGELARTIRGLSGVRNARVHLVLPQREAFSRRTNEAQASVVLSMLGSQRLDKEGVQAVLHLVATAVPGLKLSAISIIDSRGELLARGGEALTGPSAASTQEEMRHAQELRIARGVEELLERTLGAGKVRAEATVELDSERVQTTEERYDPDNQVARSTQSTQEQSRNSEGGNNSVSVANQLPGADAAAGNGDRSQESRSEETTNYEIGKTVRSALREGPVLKRLSVAVLVDGVYEPQPEGAPKFRERTAEELQRLTALVRGAVGADERRGDRVELVSMRFAAPEAEMAQTSSGFLSLSPALTARLIESGVYALIVLLALLLVARPLVRRITVLPPAGGALPASATGAAAAALDAPEGRPALPGAAGGDGEAMISMTQVDGQIRASSISRLGELVDAYPDETMALVRRWLAPAEAEG encoded by the coding sequence GTGCTGAGCCAGGCTCTGGCGCAGTTCCGCGCCCTCGGCCCCCGGCGGCTGGCTGCCCTGGCAGGTGTCGCGCTGCTGCTGCTGGGAAGCATCGCCTTCCTGGCCCTGCGCGCCGGCAGCCCGCCGATGGCGCTGCTCTATGCTGATCTCGACCCACGCGATGCCGGGGCGGTGGTGCAGTCGCTGGACAAGCAGCGCATCCCCTACCAGCTCGGCACCGGGGGCAGCAGCGTGATGGTGCCGGAGGAGATGGTGCCGAAGCTGCGCCTCGCCCTGGCGCGGGAAGGGCTGCCCGTCGGCGGCAATGTGGGTTGGGAAATCTTCGACCGTGGCGAGAGCCTGACCACCACCCCCTTCCAGCAGGACATGAACCGGGTCCGCGCGCTGGAAGGCGAGCTGGCGCGGACCATCCGCGGCCTGTCCGGCGTGCGCAACGCCCGCGTCCACCTTGTCCTGCCGCAGCGCGAGGCCTTCTCCCGCCGCACCAACGAGGCCCAGGCCAGCGTGGTGCTGAGCATGCTGGGCTCCCAGCGCCTGGACAAGGAAGGGGTGCAGGCGGTGCTGCACCTCGTGGCCACCGCCGTGCCGGGGCTGAAGCTTTCCGCCATCTCCATCATCGACAGCCGTGGCGAACTGCTGGCCCGGGGCGGGGAGGCCCTGACCGGCCCCAGCGCCGCCAGCACGCAGGAGGAGATGCGGCATGCGCAGGAGCTGCGCATCGCCCGGGGCGTCGAGGAACTGCTGGAGCGCACGCTGGGCGCCGGCAAGGTCCGCGCCGAGGCCACGGTGGAGCTCGACTCCGAGCGCGTGCAGACCACCGAGGAACGCTACGACCCCGACAACCAGGTGGCGCGCTCCACCCAGAGCACGCAGGAACAGTCCCGCAACAGCGAGGGCGGGAACAACAGCGTCTCCGTCGCCAACCAGCTCCCCGGCGCCGATGCCGCGGCCGGCAATGGCGACCGCTCGCAGGAAAGCCGCTCCGAGGAGACCACCAACTACGAGATCGGCAAGACGGTCCGCTCCGCGCTGCGCGAAGGCCCCGTGCTGAAGCGCCTGTCCGTCGCCGTGCTGGTGGACGGCGTGTACGAGCCGCAGCCCGAAGGGGCGCCGAAGTTCCGCGAGCGTACGGCGGAGGAGTTGCAGCGCCTGACAGCCCTGGTGCGCGGCGCGGTCGGCGCTGACGAGCGGCGTGGCGACCGGGTGGAACTGGTCTCCATGCGCTTCGCCGCCCCAGAGGCCGAGATGGCGCAGACCAGCAGCGGCTTCCTGAGCCTGTCCCCGGCCCTCACCGCGCGCCTGATCGAGAGCGGCGTCTATGCCCTGATCGTGCTGCTGGCGCTGCTGCTGGTGGCACGCCCCCTGGTCCGCCGCATCACCGTCCTGCCCCCGGCCGGGGGCGCGCTCCCCGCGTCCGCCACGGGTGCCGCGGCGGCGGCGCTGGATGCGCCGGAGGGCAGGCCCGCCTTGCCCGGCGCGGCGGGCGGGGATGGCGAGGCGATGATCAGCATGACGCAGGTGGATGGGCAGATCCGGGCCTCCAGCATCAGCCGACTGGGGGAGCTGGTGGACGCCTATCCGGATGAAACGATGGCCCTGGTGCGGCGCTGGCTGGCGCCCGCCGAGGCGGAAGGCTGA
- a CDS encoding AAA family ATPase yields the protein MKIRVFNGSCMTEAMRVLRLEMGDDAVILSSRHTEGGVEVTAVLDSDEPLLIPPDSALKPRHVIPPELLRHNLPPDLAARLRGPMARALEEALPFAGLPDPATRTLALVGPPGAGKTLTCAKLATRLVMSGQAPTVITADAARAGATEQLAAFTRVLDLTLSAAVTPGQISRAVARRTAGQPVLLDTAGCDPFERAQAEHLLAVLRAADAHPVLVLPAGLDVAEATEIARAYAALGARCMIATRLDQARRLGSVLAAAEAGPLALSEAGIGPNVANDLVPITPDWLATRLNVNALQREHEAA from the coding sequence ATGAAGATCCGCGTATTCAACGGCTCCTGCATGACCGAGGCGATGCGCGTGCTGCGCCTCGAAATGGGCGATGACGCCGTGATCCTCTCCTCCCGCCACACGGAGGGCGGCGTCGAAGTCACCGCGGTGCTGGACAGCGACGAACCGCTGCTGATCCCGCCCGATTCCGCGCTGAAGCCGCGGCATGTCATCCCGCCCGAGCTGCTGCGGCACAACCTGCCACCGGATCTCGCGGCGCGGCTGCGCGGCCCGATGGCCAGGGCGCTGGAGGAAGCCCTTCCCTTCGCCGGCCTGCCGGACCCGGCCACCCGCACCCTGGCGCTGGTCGGCCCGCCCGGCGCGGGCAAGACGCTCACCTGCGCCAAGCTCGCCACGCGGCTGGTGATGTCCGGCCAGGCGCCCACCGTCATCACAGCCGATGCCGCCCGCGCCGGCGCCACCGAGCAGCTCGCCGCCTTCACCCGCGTCCTCGACCTCACCCTTTCCGCCGCCGTCACGCCGGGGCAGATCTCCCGCGCCGTGGCCCGCCGCACCGCCGGCCAGCCCGTGCTGCTCGACACCGCCGGCTGCGATCCCTTCGAACGGGCGCAGGCCGAGCACCTTCTCGCGGTGCTGCGCGCCGCCGACGCGCATCCGGTGCTGGTGTTGCCGGCCGGGCTGGACGTGGCGGAGGCCACGGAGATCGCGCGGGCCTATGCCGCGCTGGGCGCCCGCTGCATGATCGCCACGCGGCTGGACCAGGCACGCCGCCTGGGCTCGGTGCTCGCGGCGGCGGAGGCGGGCCCGCTGGCCCTGAGCGAGGCCGGGATCGGCCCGAACGTCGCCAACGACCTGGTGCCGATCACGCCGGACTGGCTCGCCACCCGGCTGAACGTCAACGCCCTGCAACGGGAGCACGAAGCCGCCTGA
- a CDS encoding sigma-54 interaction domain-containing protein yields MTRLLIVGSLEGELGQAARIARAGGARLAQADGVSTAIAHARAEGCDLVLCDVLHDVAWLVQALEAERIACPVVACGRSSDAAAAVRAIRAGAREFLPLPAEPDLIAAMLRAAAGEEHAPVHRDPAMAAVLSRAETVARAEASVLITGESGTGKEVLARHIHRHSRRANGPFVALNCAALPETLLESELFGHEKGAFSGAVAARRGKFEQADGGTLLLDEIGEMDVRLQAKILRVLQEREVDRLGGTAPVKVDVRILAATNRDLGAEVRAGRFREDLLFRLRVVSLRLPALRDRPGDILPIAEHYAARYAEANGLPHRPFAPQARAMLLSHPWPGNVRELENAVHRAVLLAEGDEIGPAAIELDLPLPSAPEAEAAQVPRAPTPAGIVAPGIVALVGRRVEDVERDLILETLGHCLGNRTRAAEILGISIRTLRNKLHEYRAAGASVPAAPGQVPLPALPAIMSAAMPIGAGPEPG; encoded by the coding sequence ATGACACGCCTCCTCATCGTCGGCAGCCTGGAGGGCGAGCTCGGCCAGGCGGCGCGTATCGCCCGGGCCGGCGGAGCGCGGCTGGCCCAGGCCGACGGCGTCTCCACCGCCATCGCCCATGCCCGGGCGGAGGGCTGCGACCTCGTGCTCTGCGACGTGCTGCACGACGTCGCCTGGCTGGTGCAGGCGCTGGAGGCCGAGCGCATCGCCTGCCCCGTGGTGGCCTGCGGCCGCTCCTCGGACGCCGCCGCGGCGGTGCGGGCGATCCGCGCCGGGGCGCGGGAGTTCCTGCCGCTGCCGGCCGAGCCCGACCTGATCGCCGCCATGCTGCGGGCCGCCGCCGGGGAGGAGCACGCGCCGGTGCATCGCGACCCCGCCATGGCCGCCGTGCTGTCCCGCGCCGAGACCGTGGCGCGGGCCGAGGCCAGCGTGCTGATCACCGGGGAGAGCGGCACGGGCAAGGAGGTCCTGGCACGCCACATCCATCGCCATTCCCGCCGTGCCAACGGCCCCTTCGTCGCGCTGAACTGCGCCGCGCTGCCCGAGACGCTGCTGGAATCCGAGCTCTTCGGCCATGAGAAGGGCGCCTTCTCCGGCGCCGTCGCCGCGCGCCGCGGCAAGTTCGAGCAGGCCGATGGCGGCACGCTGCTGCTGGACGAGATCGGCGAGATGGACGTCCGCCTGCAGGCCAAGATCCTGCGCGTGCTGCAGGAACGGGAGGTGGACCGGCTGGGCGGCACGGCGCCGGTGAAGGTCGATGTCCGCATCCTCGCCGCCACCAACCGCGATCTCGGCGCCGAGGTGCGGGCTGGGCGCTTCCGCGAGGACCTGCTCTTCCGCCTGCGGGTGGTGAGCCTGCGCCTGCCCGCCCTGCGCGACCGTCCCGGCGACATCCTGCCGATCGCCGAGCACTACGCCGCCCGCTATGCCGAGGCCAACGGGCTGCCGCACCGCCCCTTCGCGCCTCAGGCACGGGCGATGCTGCTGTCCCATCCCTGGCCCGGCAATGTGCGGGAGCTTGAGAACGCCGTGCACCGCGCGGTGCTGCTGGCGGAGGGCGACGAGATCGGCCCCGCGGCGATCGAGCTGGACCTGCCGTTGCCATCCGCGCCGGAGGCAGAGGCGGCCCAGGTGCCGCGCGCGCCCACGCCCGCCGGGATCGTGGCCCCCGGAATCGTCGCCCTGGTCGGGCGGCGGGTGGAGGATGTGGAGCGCGACCTCATCCTGGAAACGCTGGGCCATTGCCTCGGCAACCGCACGCGCGCCGCCGAGATCCTCGGCATCTCCATCCGCACCCTGCGCAACAAGCTGCACGAATACCGCGCCGCCGGCGCCAGCGTCCCCGCCGCGCCGGGGCAGGTGCCGCTGCCGGCCCTGCCCGCCATCATGTCCGCCGCCATGCCCATCGGGGCCGGGCCGGAGCCGGGCTGA
- a CDS encoding flagellar hook assembly protein FlgD translates to MTTVSGTSSASSSVSSSASTALSENYTNFLTLLTTQLKNQSPDDPMDTNEMTSQLVQFSSVEQQIAMNKNLETLISLQQTSQLAATQVLGRTIEVASSQIALQDGTAQAKLPAAGSVTTAHVAVQNSSGVTLYAEDVKLGSGSTVWSWNGKTSGGAQLADGAYTLKVTGTDSAGNASDLGFTVLARATSVERDGTSMTLLAGKASYDFNDIRSIAN, encoded by the coding sequence ATGACGACGGTCAGCGGCACCAGCTCGGCCAGCAGTTCGGTCTCCTCCTCCGCCAGCACCGCGCTGTCGGAGAACTACACCAACTTCCTCACCCTGCTCACGACGCAGCTGAAGAACCAGTCGCCCGACGACCCGATGGACACCAACGAGATGACCTCGCAGCTCGTGCAGTTCTCCTCGGTCGAGCAGCAGATCGCCATGAACAAGAACCTGGAGACGCTGATCTCGCTGCAGCAGACCTCGCAGCTCGCGGCGACCCAGGTGCTGGGCCGCACGATCGAGGTGGCAAGCAGCCAGATCGCGTTGCAGGACGGCACGGCGCAGGCGAAGCTGCCCGCCGCGGGTTCCGTGACGACGGCGCATGTGGCGGTGCAGAACAGCAGCGGCGTCACCCTCTACGCGGAGGATGTGAAGCTCGGCAGCGGCAGCACGGTCTGGAGCTGGAATGGCAAGACCAGCGGCGGCGCCCAGCTCGCCGACGGTGCCTATACGCTGAAGGTCACCGGCACCGACTCCGCCGGGAACGCCAGTGATCTCGGCTTCACGGTCCTCGCCCGCGCGACCTCGGTCGAGCGCGACGGCACCTCGATGACCCTGCTGGCCGGAAAGGCCTCCTACGACTTCAACGACATCCGCTCCATCGCCAACTAG
- a CDS encoding flagellar hook-length control protein FliK, with protein sequence MVGLGLGTEAQGWVEVVLEPAELGRVEIRLERDGAKASLHVQAERPETLALLQRDGAELNRALSQAGLAPEGGLSMSFSLSGGDSGSARRDGPPAPAFASTPTGTDTPATARLAAHGLLDIAI encoded by the coding sequence GTGGTCGGCCTCGGCCTGGGCACGGAGGCACAGGGGTGGGTGGAGGTGGTGCTGGAGCCGGCGGAACTCGGCCGCGTGGAGATCCGCCTCGAACGCGACGGCGCGAAGGCCAGCCTCCATGTGCAGGCGGAACGGCCGGAAACCCTGGCCCTCCTGCAACGCGACGGCGCGGAGCTGAACCGCGCCCTGTCGCAGGCGGGCCTCGCCCCGGAAGGGGGTCTGAGCATGAGCTTCTCGCTGTCCGGCGGTGATTCCGGCAGCGCGCGCCGCGACGGCCCGCCCGCGCCTGCCTTCGCCTCCACACCCACCGGCACCGACACGCCGGCCACGGCACGGCTCGCCGCCCATGGCCTCCTCGACATCGCCATCTGA
- the fliG gene encoding flagellar motor switch protein FliG codes for MTGPQKAATLMLAMGEEKAGMLLARLDKDEIRDLSLAMARLGTVKAESVEEVCREFAESMGSTGTLTGSYEATERMLLRTLPPDRVSQIMEEIRGPAGRTMWEKLGNVNEALLANFLKNEYPQTVAVVLSKIRPDHAARVLSLLPEGFAMEVVMRMLRMETIQKEALEGVERTLKAEFMSNLARSTHRDAHESMAEIFNNLDRSAEGRIMAALEERNRESAERIRTLMFTFEDLQRLDGPAVQVLLRTVEKDKLALALKGASEEMKNLFFSNLSERAGKMLKDDLAALGPVRLRDVDEAQALMVALAKDLAAQGQIQINKTQDAMVA; via the coding sequence ATGACAGGTCCGCAGAAGGCGGCCACGCTGATGCTGGCGATGGGCGAGGAGAAGGCGGGCATGTTGCTCGCCCGGCTCGACAAGGACGAGATCCGGGATCTTTCCCTGGCCATGGCGCGGCTCGGCACGGTGAAGGCCGAGTCCGTCGAGGAGGTCTGCCGCGAATTCGCCGAGAGCATGGGCTCCACCGGCACGCTGACCGGCAGCTACGAGGCGACGGAGCGCATGCTGCTGCGCACCCTGCCGCCCGACCGCGTCTCCCAGATCATGGAGGAGATCCGCGGCCCGGCGGGGCGCACGATGTGGGAGAAGCTGGGCAATGTGAACGAGGCCCTGCTCGCGAACTTCCTCAAGAACGAATACCCGCAGACCGTGGCGGTGGTGCTGAGCAAGATCCGCCCCGACCACGCGGCACGGGTCCTGTCGCTGCTGCCGGAAGGCTTCGCCATGGAGGTCGTCATGCGGATGCTGCGCATGGAGACCATCCAGAAGGAAGCGCTGGAAGGCGTGGAGCGGACGCTGAAGGCGGAGTTCATGAGCAACCTCGCCCGTTCCACGCATCGCGACGCGCATGAATCGATGGCGGAGATCTTCAACAACCTCGACCGTTCCGCGGAGGGGCGGATCATGGCGGCGCTGGAGGAGCGCAACCGCGAGAGTGCCGAGCGCATCCGCACGCTGATGTTCACCTTCGAGGATCTGCAACGCCTGGACGGCCCGGCGGTGCAGGTGCTGCTGCGCACGGTGGAGAAGGACAAGCTCGCGCTCGCGCTCAAGGGGGCGAGCGAGGAGATGAAGAACCTCTTCTTCAGCAACCTGTCCGAACGCGCCGGCAAGATGTTGAAGGACGATCTGGCGGCACTCGGCCCCGTGCGGCTGCGCGATGTGGACGAGGCCCAGGCCCTGATGGTCGCGCTCGCCAAGGATCTGGCCGCGCAAGGGCAGATCCAGATCAACAAGACCCAGGACGCGATGGTGGCCTGA
- the fliN gene encoding flagellar motor switch protein FliN: protein MSGQFEPLAPQGAPSGTLAQERSAAAPGPGTPGLGAVYDIPVQVSAVLGHATMQVSQLLKLGRGAVVELDRKLGEAVDIYVNNRLVARGEVVMVDDNRLGVTMTEIVKTDRS, encoded by the coding sequence ATGAGCGGACAGTTCGAGCCCCTCGCCCCACAGGGTGCCCCTTCCGGCACGCTGGCGCAGGAGCGCAGTGCAGCGGCCCCTGGTCCGGGCACACCGGGCCTGGGTGCGGTCTATGACATCCCGGTCCAGGTCAGCGCCGTGCTGGGCCATGCCACGATGCAGGTGAGCCAGCTCCTCAAGCTCGGGCGCGGCGCCGTGGTGGAACTCGACCGCAAGCTCGGCGAAGCGGTGGACATCTATGTCAACAACCGCCTCGTCGCGCGGGGCGAGGTGGTGATGGTGGACGACAACCGCCTCGGCGTCACCATGACCGAGATCGTCAAGACGGACCGGAGCTGA